The following is a genomic window from Roseitalea porphyridii.
CCGACATAAGGCGTCGGCGCGGCGGTTTCGAGGGCCGGGGCTTGGTCCGGATCAGGGAAGCGCCTCGAACCCTTCGGAAAAGCCGGCCAGATCGACGGGGATGCCGATGCCTTCCTCGGGCGTGTCGAACACGGTGAAGGTGGCCTCGCTGCCCGCCTTCAGGCTTTCCAGAAGCTGGTCCTCGAGGATCACCTCGGCATAACAACCGTCGGCGAAGCAGCGCACGAAATAGGCGCGGCCCATGTCGTTGCCGTCGATGTGCAGGCCGAGCCCGTTGGGCAGCAGCACGCCGAGCGGCACCTGGATGCGCAGGATCTGCGCGGTCCGGTCGGCCGTCTTGAAGGCGACCACCGACAGGCCGAGTTCGGGCCGGTCGTCGGCGACAACGTTCTGGATCAGCACGCACTGCTCGTTGGTGGCGCCGGCGGGCGTCGAACAGCGCAACTGCCACCAGCCATATTCGCCGCGCACGGTGTCCTGCTGGGCCGAGGCGGGCGCGACGAACGCGGCGGCAGCCAGCGAAAGCGTGAGCAACATGGCCGGAACGATACCGGCGCGGCGGGAGATGAAGCGGAAAATCATCACGGGCAGGTCCTGCTCGGGATCGCGAATCAACACGTGGCCCCGTTTTACGATGGGCGGGCGCCAAATGATATGGCGCGGCGCGATCACAAACGCGGCTTGAGGGCGAAAACATGGCGAGCCGGGCGATCGGACCGCCTGGTTCGCCGGGCCGGCGCCCGGACCCAGCTGCGTGATCCCCCACAAGCGCTGAATTGCCGCACGAATAGACCACTGTCGCAGTTGCGGGCGCGAGGCTAATATGGTTCTACGTCGCCAATCGCACGGGGGCCACAGAGCTCCGGCCGGGAATTTTGGGAGACACAACGTGTTGAAGAAGACGTTGAGCCGCTTGG
Proteins encoded in this region:
- a CDS encoding invasion associated locus B family protein: MIFRFISRRAGIVPAMLLTLSLAAAAFVAPASAQQDTVRGEYGWWQLRCSTPAGATNEQCVLIQNVVADDRPELGLSVVAFKTADRTAQILRIQVPLGVLLPNGLGLHIDGNDMGRAYFVRCFADGCYAEVILEDQLLESLKAGSEATFTVFDTPEEGIGIPVDLAGFSEGFEALP